A stretch of the Staphylococcus sp. NRL 16/872 genome encodes the following:
- a CDS encoding anaerobic C4-dicarboxylate transporter family protein produces the protein MLLFVVEIAIMILAILLGLRTAGALGCGIFAIVAQLIMIFGFQLPPGSAPVTAVLIILSIGIAGGTLQATGGIDYLVYLASKIIERFPRSIIFIAPMIVFLFVFGVGTANIALSLEPIIAKTAVKAKIQPKRPLTASVLTANLALLCSPAASATAYIISVMAGYDISMGKYLSIVLPTAIITMLLLSVFCTFVGRKTTVTESEIAHTPDVEMVLSFSKKVKIGVIAFLLCVVGILTFGIFPDLMPTFKVNGKEVALTMTEIVQFFMYLSVAVNLLLQKINTSDILSSNITQSAIGALFAVLGPGWLGATIFNAPQNLKIIRDDIGKTIQSVPWLVIILVAVVAMIVISQTATASIMVPIVMSMGIPPMYFIAMVQTLNVNFVIPAQPTILFAVNLDETGRTRPTSFIIPGFFAIIVSVIVGFTIKMILGY, from the coding sequence ATGCTACTATTCGTAGTAGAAATCGCGATCATGATATTGGCCATATTATTAGGGCTTAGAACAGCTGGCGCTTTAGGATGTGGTATCTTCGCTATTGTGGCTCAACTTATCATGATATTCGGATTTCAATTACCTCCGGGATCAGCACCCGTAACTGCAGTATTAATCATCTTATCTATTGGTATCGCCGGTGGTACTTTACAAGCTACAGGAGGTATAGACTATCTTGTCTATCTCGCTTCAAAAATTATCGAACGATTTCCTAGATCAATTATTTTTATTGCACCAATGATTGTCTTTCTATTCGTATTTGGCGTAGGTACAGCGAATATTGCATTATCATTAGAACCAATTATTGCTAAGACAGCAGTTAAAGCGAAGATACAGCCTAAACGCCCTTTAACAGCTTCAGTGTTAACAGCAAATTTAGCATTATTATGTAGTCCTGCAGCATCTGCCACAGCATACATTATCTCAGTTATGGCAGGTTATGATATTTCAATGGGCAAATATTTAAGTATTGTCTTACCAACTGCTATTATTACAATGTTACTGTTAAGTGTCTTTTGTACATTTGTAGGTCGTAAAACAACAGTAACTGAAAGTGAAATTGCACATACGCCTGATGTTGAAATGGTGCTTTCATTTTCCAAAAAAGTAAAAATAGGTGTTATCGCGTTCTTACTATGTGTTGTAGGGATTCTAACATTTGGCATCTTCCCAGATTTAATGCCTACTTTCAAAGTGAATGGAAAAGAAGTAGCGCTCACAATGACTGAAATTGTGCAATTCTTTATGTATTTAAGTGTGGCAGTTAATCTATTGCTACAAAAAATTAATACAAGCGATATTCTATCTTCTAATATTACACAATCCGCAATTGGTGCACTGTTTGCCGTGTTAGGGCCAGGGTGGTTAGGTGCAACGATCTTTAATGCGCCTCAGAATTTAAAAATTATTAGAGATGATATTGGTAAAACGATACAATCAGTGCCATGGCTAGTGATAATCTTAGTCGCTGTCGTCGCGATGATTGTTATTTCACAAACGGCTACGGCTTCAATCATGGTGCCAATTGTCATGAGCATGGGCATTCCACCAATGTATTTTATTGCAATGGTTCAAACCTTGAATGTTAACTTTGTGATTCCTGCGCAACCAACGATACTCTTTGCGGTTAACTTGGATGAGACAGGACGCACCCGACCAACGAGTTTCATCATACCAGGTTTCTTCGCGATTATCGTCTCAGTCATCGTTGGATTTACTATTAAAATGATATTAGGATATTAA
- a CDS encoding BCCT family transporter, with amino-acid sequence MKKEKIMDWPTFIGTVIVLLIAVIPMMVFPGASEKVITDINSAISNSIGSVYLFMGLAILFFVLYIAFGRYGNVTLGKATDKPEFNNFSWASMLFCAGIGSDILYWGVIEWAFYYQVPPNGAKGMTDEALTYATQYGMFHWGPIAWAIYVLPALPIGYLVFVKKQPVYKISQACRPVLKGQTDKLLGKLVDILFIFGLLGGAATSLALGVPMISAGIERLTGIDGENMVMRSIILLTITVIFAISSYTGLKKGIQKLSDVNVWLSFLLLAFVFIVGPTIFIMETTITSFGNMMRDFFHMATWIEPFGGIKGRKETHFPQDWTIFYWSWWLVYAPFIGLFIARISKGRRLKEVILGTIIYGTLGCLLFFGIFGNYAVYLQISGQFDVINFLNAHSTEATIIEVMHQLPFPTLTIILFLISAFLFLATTFDSGSYILAAASQKKVIGEPLKANRLFWAFALCLLPFSLMLVGGERALEVLKTASILASVPLIVIFIFMMISFIITLNRDRIKLETRADKHKEIERRSLRIVQVKEKPEDDNL; translated from the coding sequence TTGAAAAAAGAAAAAATTATGGATTGGCCGACCTTCATAGGGACGGTGATTGTATTATTAATCGCTGTTATACCGATGATGGTATTTCCTGGAGCAAGTGAAAAGGTCATTACTGATATTAATAGTGCAATTTCAAATTCAATTGGATCAGTATACTTATTCATGGGTTTAGCAATATTATTCTTTGTTCTATATATCGCATTTGGAAGATATGGAAATGTAACGCTTGGGAAAGCAACAGATAAACCAGAATTTAATAATTTTAGCTGGGCATCAATGTTGTTTTGTGCCGGTATCGGTTCCGATATTTTGTATTGGGGCGTTATAGAGTGGGCATTTTATTATCAAGTTCCACCGAATGGCGCAAAAGGTATGACAGATGAAGCACTTACATATGCCACGCAATATGGCATGTTCCACTGGGGACCAATTGCTTGGGCAATATATGTTCTGCCAGCGTTACCAATCGGATATTTGGTGTTCGTAAAAAAACAACCTGTTTATAAAATTAGTCAGGCATGTCGTCCAGTATTAAAAGGTCAAACAGATAAACTATTAGGTAAGTTAGTAGATATCTTATTCATCTTCGGCTTACTTGGTGGGGCGGCAACATCATTAGCGCTCGGTGTACCTATGATTTCTGCCGGTATTGAAAGACTTACAGGTATTGATGGAGAAAATATGGTCATGCGATCAATTATTTTACTAACGATTACAGTCATTTTTGCCATCAGTTCTTATACTGGTTTGAAAAAAGGTATTCAAAAATTAAGTGACGTAAACGTATGGCTATCGTTCTTATTACTAGCATTTGTATTTATCGTAGGTCCAACTATTTTTATTATGGAAACGACTATTACTAGTTTTGGTAATATGATGAGAGACTTTTTCCATATGGCCACATGGATAGAACCGTTTGGTGGAATAAAAGGGCGTAAAGAAACGCACTTCCCACAAGATTGGACAATATTTTATTGGTCATGGTGGTTAGTATATGCACCCTTTATCGGTTTATTCATCGCTCGTATTTCAAAAGGTCGTCGTCTTAAAGAAGTCATTTTAGGCACAATTATCTATGGTACTTTAGGTTGCCTATTATTCTTTGGCATCTTCGGAAATTATGCTGTTTATTTACAAATTTCAGGGCAATTTGATGTAATTAATTTCTTAAATGCTCACAGTACAGAAGCTACAATTATAGAAGTTATGCATCAATTACCTTTCCCTACTTTAACAATTATCTTATTCTTAATATCAGCATTCTTATTCTTAGCGACTACGTTTGATTCTGGTTCATATATTTTAGCAGCCGCATCTCAGAAAAAAGTGATTGGAGAACCATTAAAAGCAAATCGTTTATTCTGGGCATTTGCTTTATGCTTACTACCATTCTCATTAATGTTAGTAGGTGGAGAGCGTGCACTTGAAGTTTTAAAAACGGCTTCAATTTTAGCAAGTGTGCCACTTATTGTCATATTTATCTTTATGATGATATCCTTTATCATTACGTTAAATAGAGATAGGATTAAACTCGAAACACGTGCTGATAAACATAAAGAAATTGAACGTCGTTCCCTAAGAATTGTTCAAGTTAAAGAAAAGCCAGAAGACGATAATTTATAA
- a CDS encoding GbsR/MarR family transcriptional regulator translates to MARSKNYNQKIEEAKDLVINSIGETMDLYGTNRSVGNLYGTMVFEGSMTLDEMREQLQMSKPSMSAGVKKLQEFDIVKQQFTRGSRKQHFIAEKNFFNFFRNFFTQKWEREVNTNLEAIKEAEILLEEALQSENLDNEAKSEINRIQDQLTHTKQYCKWLENLSNAIESGQIFEHYPIPEDEEI, encoded by the coding sequence ATGGCACGTTCTAAAAACTATAATCAAAAAATTGAAGAAGCAAAAGATTTAGTAATTAATTCCATTGGCGAAACAATGGACTTATATGGAACTAACAGAAGTGTAGGTAATTTGTATGGCACTATGGTTTTTGAAGGAAGTATGACGCTAGATGAAATGCGTGAACAATTGCAAATGAGCAAACCAAGTATGAGTGCTGGTGTAAAAAAACTGCAAGAGTTTGACATCGTAAAACAACAGTTCACTCGTGGCAGTAGAAAACAACATTTTATTGCTGAAAAAAACTTTTTTAATTTCTTTCGTAATTTCTTTACTCAAAAATGGGAACGCGAAGTCAATACTAATTTAGAAGCAATAAAAGAAGCAGAAATACTTCTCGAAGAAGCATTACAAAGCGAGAATTTAGATAATGAAGCAAAATCAGAAATTAATAGAATTCAAGACCAACTTACTCATACCAAACAATATTGTAAATGGTTAGAAAATTTGAGTAACGCAATTGAAAGTGGTCAAATCTTCGAACATTATCCTATACCAGAAGACGAAGAAATATAA
- the betB gene encoding betaine-aldehyde dehydrogenase has translation MELVEKLSRRQYIDGEWVESSNKNTRDIINPYNQEVIFTVSEGTAEDAEQAILAARRAFEDGEWSLETSEVRGKKVRAIADKIAENRDELAKLETLDTGKTLEESYADMDDIANVFTYFAGLADKDGGEIINTPIPNSESKVLKEPVGVVTQITPWNYPLLQASWKIAPALATGCSLVMKPSEITPLTTIRVFELMEEVGFPKGVINLVLSSGEEIGDTLSGHKEVDLVSFTGGIETGKHIMKNAANNVTNVALELGGKNPNIIFDDADFELAVDQALNGGYFHAGQVCSAGSRILVHNNIKDDFEKALIERVGKIKLGNGFDDDTEMGPVISTEHRSKIEKYMEIAKEEGATIAIGGKRPDRDDLKDGLFFEPTVITNCDTSMRIVQEEVFGPVVTVEGFDSEEEAIKLANDSIYGLAGAVFSKDLGKAQRVANKLKLGTVWINDFHPYFAQAPWGGYKQSGIGRELGKEGLEEYLITKHILTNTNPEPVNFFSK, from the coding sequence ATGGAACTTGTAGAAAAATTGTCTCGTCGTCAATATATCGATGGTGAATGGGTCGAAAGTTCAAATAAAAATACTAGAGATATTATCAATCCTTATAACCAAGAAGTTATTTTTACTGTTTCTGAAGGCACTGCTGAAGACGCTGAACAAGCAATTTTAGCAGCGCGTCGTGCATTTGAAGATGGCGAATGGTCATTAGAAACAAGTGAAGTCAGAGGTAAAAAAGTTAGAGCAATTGCGGATAAAATCGCTGAAAATCGCGATGAATTAGCAAAATTAGAAACATTAGATACTGGTAAAACATTAGAAGAATCCTATGCAGATATGGATGATATTGCAAACGTGTTTACGTATTTCGCAGGTTTAGCCGATAAAGATGGTGGCGAAATTATTAATACACCAATCCCAAATTCTGAAAGTAAAGTATTAAAAGAGCCAGTAGGAGTAGTAACTCAAATTACGCCATGGAACTATCCATTATTACAAGCATCATGGAAGATTGCGCCAGCATTAGCGACTGGATGTTCATTAGTTATGAAGCCAAGTGAGATTACACCATTAACTACAATTCGTGTGTTCGAATTAATGGAGGAAGTCGGTTTCCCTAAAGGTGTTATTAATCTAGTGCTAAGTAGTGGTGAAGAAATTGGCGATACACTATCAGGGCATAAAGAAGTGGATTTAGTTTCATTTACAGGCGGCATTGAAACAGGTAAACACATTATGAAGAATGCTGCTAATAACGTAACGAACGTTGCATTAGAACTTGGTGGTAAAAATCCAAACATCATATTTGATGATGCGGACTTTGAATTAGCAGTAGACCAAGCATTAAATGGTGGTTATTTCCATGCAGGCCAAGTTTGTTCAGCAGGTTCACGTATTTTAGTGCATAACAACATTAAAGATGACTTTGAAAAGGCCTTAATTGAACGTGTTGGAAAAATCAAGCTAGGTAACGGCTTTGACGATGATACTGAAATGGGACCAGTTATTTCAACTGAGCATCGTAGTAAAATTGAAAAATACATGGAAATTGCCAAAGAAGAAGGCGCAACAATTGCAATTGGCGGTAAACGTCCTGATAGAGATGACTTAAAAGATGGTTTATTCTTTGAACCAACAGTGATTACTAATTGTGATACGTCAATGCGTATTGTACAAGAAGAAGTATTTGGTCCGGTTGTTACCGTTGAAGGCTTCGATAGTGAAGAAGAAGCGATTAAATTAGCCAATGATTCTATTTATGGTTTAGCTGGTGCAGTATTCTCAAAAGATTTAGGAAAAGCACAGCGAGTAGCTAACAAACTTAAATTAGGTACAGTATGGATTAATGATTTCCATCCTTACTTTGCACAAGCACCATGGGGCGGTTACAAACAATCAGGTATTGGCCGTGAATTAGGTAAAGAAGGTTTAGAAGAATACTTAATTACTAAACATATCTTAACTAATACAAATCCAGAGCCAGTGAATTTCTTCAGTAAGTAA
- the betA gene encoding choline dehydrogenase — MSKKKSYDYVIIGGGSAGSVLGNRLTEDKDKDVLVLEAGRSDYPWDLFIQMPAALMFPSGNRFYDWIYETEEEPHMGRKVDHARGKVLGGSSSINGMIYQRGNPMDYEGWAEPEGMETWDFAHCLPYFKRLEKTYGAAPYDKYRGHQGPIKLKRGPATNPLFKSFFDAGVEAGYHKTKDVNGYRQEGFGPFDSQVHNGRRVSASRAYLHPAMKRKNLTVKTRAFVTKIHFDGNKATGVTFKRNGRYHTVEAGEVILSGGAFNTPQLLQLSGIGDAEFLKSKGIEPRMHLPGVGENFEDHLEVYIQHKCKQPVSLQPSLDVKRMPWIGLQWIFARKGAAASNHFEGGAFVRSNDQVDYPNLMFHFLPIAVRYDGQKAPVAHGYQVHVGPMYSNSRGSLKIKSKDPFEKPSIVFNYLSTKEDEQEWVEAIRVARNILSQKAMDPYNGGEISPGPSVQTDEEILDWVRKDGETALHPSCSAKMGPASDPMSVVDPLTMKVHGMENLRVVDASAMPRTTNGNIHSPVLMLAEKAADIIRGKEPLEPQYVDYYRHGVSDEKAGAMEFDPYYQH; from the coding sequence ATGAGCAAAAAGAAATCTTATGATTATGTGATTATCGGAGGCGGAAGTGCTGGGTCAGTACTAGGGAACCGTTTAACAGAGGACAAAGATAAAGATGTCCTTGTATTAGAAGCAGGACGAAGTGATTATCCATGGGACTTATTTATTCAAATGCCAGCAGCATTAATGTTCCCTTCAGGAAATCGATTTTATGATTGGATTTATGAAACTGAAGAAGAACCACATATGGGTCGTAAAGTAGACCATGCACGTGGTAAAGTGCTTGGTGGTTCAAGCTCTATCAATGGCATGATTTATCAACGTGGTAACCCAATGGATTATGAAGGTTGGGCAGAGCCAGAAGGTATGGAAACATGGGATTTCGCACATTGTTTACCATACTTTAAACGATTAGAAAAAACTTATGGCGCTGCACCTTATGATAAATATAGAGGCCACCAAGGTCCTATAAAATTAAAAAGAGGACCTGCAACCAACCCATTATTTAAATCATTCTTTGATGCAGGGGTTGAAGCGGGATATCATAAAACAAAAGATGTCAATGGTTATAGACAAGAAGGATTTGGACCATTTGATAGTCAAGTACATAATGGTCGACGTGTTTCTGCTTCTAGAGCTTATTTACATCCAGCTATGAAACGTAAAAATTTAACAGTTAAAACACGCGCATTTGTTACTAAAATTCATTTCGATGGCAATAAAGCCACTGGGGTAACATTTAAACGTAACGGTAGATATCATACTGTTGAGGCTGGAGAAGTTATCTTATCAGGTGGTGCTTTTAACACCCCTCAATTATTACAATTATCAGGTATTGGTGATGCGGAATTCTTAAAATCTAAAGGAATTGAACCTCGCATGCACTTACCAGGTGTTGGAGAAAACTTTGAAGATCACTTAGAAGTATACATTCAACATAAATGTAAACAACCCGTTTCTCTACAACCAAGTTTAGATGTGAAACGTATGCCTTGGATTGGGCTACAATGGATATTCGCACGCAAAGGTGCTGCAGCGTCTAACCACTTTGAAGGTGGCGCATTTGTAAGATCAAATGATCAAGTTGATTATCCAAATTTAATGTTCCATTTCTTGCCAATTGCTGTAAGATATGATGGTCAAAAAGCACCAGTAGCTCATGGCTATCAAGTACACGTTGGTCCAATGTATTCTAATTCACGAGGTAGCTTGAAGATTAAATCTAAAGACCCATTTGAAAAGCCAAGTATTGTATTTAATTATCTATCTACTAAAGAAGATGAACAAGAATGGGTAGAAGCGATTAGAGTAGCGCGTAATATCTTATCGCAAAAAGCCATGGATCCATATAATGGCGGCGAAATTTCACCGGGACCATCTGTTCAAACTGATGAAGAGATTTTAGATTGGGTACGTAAAGATGGCGAAACAGCTTTACATCCTTCATGTAGTGCGAAAATGGGCCCTGCTTCAGATCCAATGTCAGTAGTTGATCCTTTAACAATGAAAGTACATGGAATGGAAAATCTTCGAGTAGTTGATGCCTCTGCTATGCCTAGAACAACAAATGGTAATATTCATTCACCAGTACTAATGCTTGCTGAAAAAGCTGCAGATATTATTCGTGGTAAAGAACCATTAGAACCACAATATGTAGATTATTATAGACATGGCGTAAGCGATGAAAAGGCTGGGGCAATGGAATTCGATCCATATTATCAACACTAA
- a CDS encoding helix-turn-helix domain-containing protein, with translation MNANYEITFDTQKEDTASDYLSLNLILKGEMTCQSNNQNKQYLAGDLILVNSYQNFLILDDSEVSFMSLRLSNSYFSHYIEDKNIYFHFEEMSQKIHNDIKTLLAKIGITYLRKGKFHQLHMDQMMIQLIEMLVKFIPYQSRHEMIQEQNKDDLFASLASEFINQHFMEHIGLDDLAHYLNLSSSYTSRLFTKKLGTSFSSYLNKVRTRNAEKDLKYTDISITDIALKNGFSNSTSLAKNFKLWYYMTPSEYRKQYQVKDLHQLVTKPMNKQSIKRYIQYLSSFVDNQMDVVINSAEPQKEIDIQLEENLGQLNKYNHIVQIGSIVNMRVHRYRQQLLEVKVRIGLDTVLVQDLVNDTSWREHVVASDEIIPHSHEYMTLDECLLFLMNHQIHLSIRLRPPRSATTFQSYCDTWVEILKHFINMTTRSSKMHLSVIIDAIDLKRYIQLYDVFNQYISNVKFIVNYQDVSDYKNNLKLIFKDHSEKINMLAFEANQNDVVNLEVSEDIQYQYAKNHINETVNALLEWLPASHKDIPLMLLNWNTLTGNSNLTNGEYFRAGIIFKQLLDINEKICTVGYWLNYELHQKYGAMHEHQLMGIDLYHQFDGKRPAFFTSNFFKMLQYNVRFRNEECIVVGDDTHLQIVVWDADHYNPYYTISEQLNVMEKRNVKIEIKQLQSGLYKVKHYTLDKENGALYRVWQQHNTTYGMDQETIDYVNRISYPKLDITEVKVEETLRYHLKVMTNSIHILEINKYV, from the coding sequence TTGAATGCAAATTATGAAATCACGTTCGATACGCAAAAAGAAGATACAGCTTCTGATTATTTATCGCTTAACTTAATACTAAAAGGTGAGATGACATGTCAAAGCAACAATCAAAATAAACAGTATCTTGCTGGGGATTTGATTTTAGTCAATAGCTACCAAAATTTCTTGATTTTAGACGATTCAGAAGTAAGCTTTATGTCGCTCCGACTGTCTAATAGTTATTTTTCACATTATATTGAAGATAAAAATATTTACTTTCACTTTGAGGAAATGTCTCAAAAAATACATAACGATATCAAAACATTATTGGCCAAAATAGGAATTACGTATTTAAGAAAAGGAAAGTTTCATCAACTACATATGGATCAAATGATGATTCAATTAATCGAGATGTTAGTGAAATTTATTCCATACCAATCTAGACACGAGATGATTCAAGAACAAAATAAAGATGACCTCTTTGCTAGTCTGGCATCAGAATTTATTAATCAACATTTTATGGAACATATTGGTTTAGACGATTTGGCGCATTATCTCAATTTATCTAGTTCATATACTTCGCGCTTATTTACGAAAAAACTAGGAACGTCGTTTAGTAGTTATCTTAATAAAGTTAGAACGAGAAATGCTGAAAAAGATTTGAAATACACGGATATTTCAATTACTGATATAGCATTGAAAAATGGCTTTTCTAATTCAACGTCATTAGCCAAAAATTTTAAATTATGGTATTACATGACACCAAGCGAATATCGTAAACAATACCAAGTTAAAGACTTACATCAGTTAGTAACGAAGCCAATGAATAAACAAAGTATTAAAAGATATATTCAATATTTGTCGTCATTTGTGGATAATCAAATGGATGTCGTCATTAATTCGGCAGAGCCGCAAAAAGAAATTGATATTCAACTAGAGGAAAATCTTGGACAATTAAATAAATATAATCATATCGTACAAATTGGAAGTATTGTTAATATGCGAGTACATCGATATAGACAACAACTATTAGAAGTAAAGGTCAGAATTGGATTAGATACTGTCCTTGTTCAAGATTTAGTGAACGATACTTCTTGGAGAGAACATGTCGTAGCATCGGATGAAATTATTCCACATAGTCATGAGTATATGACTTTAGATGAATGTTTATTATTTTTAATGAATCATCAAATACACTTGAGTATTCGTTTAAGACCACCACGTAGTGCAACTACCTTCCAATCATACTGTGATACTTGGGTAGAGATTCTTAAACATTTTATAAATATGACAACACGTAGTAGTAAAATGCACCTTTCAGTGATTATAGATGCCATTGATTTGAAACGATATATACAATTATATGATGTGTTTAATCAATATATTTCTAACGTGAAATTTATTGTGAATTATCAAGATGTTAGTGACTATAAGAATAACTTGAAATTAATCTTTAAAGATCACTCTGAAAAGATTAATATGTTAGCATTTGAAGCTAATCAAAATGACGTTGTCAATTTAGAAGTTTCTGAAGATATACAGTATCAATATGCTAAAAATCACATCAATGAGACTGTAAACGCATTACTCGAATGGCTTCCTGCGAGTCATAAAGACATTCCACTTATGTTACTCAACTGGAATACTTTAACTGGTAATTCTAATTTGACTAATGGTGAATATTTTAGAGCTGGTATTATATTTAAACAGTTACTGGATATTAATGAGAAGATATGTACGGTGGGGTATTGGTTGAATTATGAATTACATCAGAAGTATGGCGCAATGCATGAACATCAGCTGATGGGTATCGACTTATATCATCAATTTGATGGGAAACGACCTGCGTTCTTTACAAGTAATTTCTTTAAAATGCTCCAATATAATGTGAGATTTAGAAATGAGGAATGTATAGTTGTCGGAGACGATACGCATCTTCAAATTGTTGTATGGGATGCAGATCATTATAATCCATATTATACTATCTCGGAACAATTGAACGTCATGGAGAAGAGAAACGTTAAAATAGAAATTAAACAGCTTCAAAGTGGTTTATACAAAGTCAAACATTACACGTTAGATAAAGAAAATGGTGCTTTATATCGAGTGTGGCAACAGCATAACACAACGTATGGTATGGACCAGGAAACGATTGATTATGTTAATCGTATTTCATATCCCAAATTGGATATTACAGAAGTTAAAGTAGAAGAGACATTGAGGTATCATTTAAAAGTAATGACGAATTCTATTCATATTTTAGAAATTAATAAATATGTATAA
- a CDS encoding M20 family metallopeptidase — protein sequence MNKQLINTLQEKEGRMIEIRRYLHQHPELSFKEHETPKYIADFYKDKDCEVETNVGPNGVKVTIDSGKPGKTIAIRADFDALPIKEATGLPFASKNEGVMHACGHDAHTAYMLILGETLIEMKDQFKGKVIIIHQPAEEMPPGGAQGMIKDGVLDGVDHVLGAHVMSTMEAGKVFYREGFVQTGRAYFKLKVQGSGGHGSSPHMANDAIVAGAQFVTEVQTIVSRRLNPFETGVITIGSFDGKGQFNVIKDAVELEGDVRALTDDTRDTIEKELKRLVKGIESTFGVECDFEFKKDYPALYNDPEFTQYVAQTIKEADTDDIKGIEVCEPQPPSEDFAFYATTLPSTFIYSGAAPKDGNIYPHHHPKFTIDESSMLVAAEAVGTVVLDYLS from the coding sequence ATGAATAAACAATTAATTAACACTTTACAAGAAAAAGAAGGACGCATGATTGAAATAAGAAGATATTTACATCAGCATCCTGAGTTATCATTCAAAGAACACGAAACACCAAAATATATAGCTGATTTCTACAAAGATAAAGATTGCGAAGTTGAGACTAATGTAGGGCCTAATGGGGTGAAAGTGACTATAGATAGTGGTAAACCTGGTAAAACAATTGCGATTCGAGCAGACTTTGATGCTTTACCTATTAAAGAAGCAACCGGTTTACCTTTTGCATCTAAAAATGAAGGCGTCATGCATGCATGTGGTCATGATGCACACACAGCGTATATGTTGATTTTGGGTGAAACATTAATAGAAATGAAAGATCAATTTAAAGGTAAAGTTATTATTATTCATCAACCAGCAGAAGAAATGCCTCCAGGTGGAGCACAAGGCATGATTAAAGATGGTGTACTTGATGGTGTAGATCATGTATTAGGCGCTCATGTAATGAGCACTATGGAAGCAGGTAAAGTCTTCTACAGAGAAGGATTTGTTCAAACTGGACGTGCTTATTTCAAATTAAAAGTACAAGGTTCAGGTGGCCATGGCTCTTCGCCACATATGGCTAATGATGCAATAGTGGCTGGGGCTCAGTTCGTTACGGAAGTTCAAACCATTGTATCAAGACGACTAAACCCCTTTGAAACGGGTGTTATCACAATAGGTTCATTTGATGGTAAGGGCCAATTTAATGTCATTAAAGATGCAGTAGAACTTGAAGGTGACGTAAGAGCGTTAACTGATGACACACGTGACACAATCGAAAAAGAATTGAAACGCTTAGTTAAAGGTATTGAATCAACATTTGGAGTGGAATGTGATTTCGAATTTAAAAAAGATTATCCAGCATTGTATAACGATCCTGAATTTACTCAATATGTTGCACAAACAATTAAAGAAGCGGATACAGATGATATTAAAGGTATAGAAGTTTGTGAACCTCAACCACCTTCAGAGGACTTCGCTTTCTATGCAACGACATTACCAAGCACATTTATTTATTCAGGTGCTGCACCAAAAGATGGAAATATTTATCCGCATCATCATCCAAAATTCACAATCGATGAATCATCAATGTTAGTGGCTGCAGAAGCGGTGGGAACAGTCGTTTTAGACTACTTAAGTTAA